Proteins encoded by one window of Phoenix dactylifera cultivar Barhee BC4 unplaced genomic scaffold, palm_55x_up_171113_PBpolish2nd_filt_p 000121F, whole genome shotgun sequence:
- the LOC103713499 gene encoding acidic endochitinase-like has translation MASQPHPSPFLISRLLLLLALAATSHAGSIAVYWGQYTDEGTLADTCSTGLYSYVNIAFLNDFGNNQTPSLNLAGHCNPAAGTCTSLTSDIQSCQSKGVKVLLSLGGATGSYSLSSAADAQNVASYLWDKFLGGSSSSRPLGTAVLDGIDFDIEQGSADNYDVLAKALSQFSSQGKKVYLSAAPQCPYPDKHLNTALQTGLFDYVWIQFYNNKGCDYSSGNINNLSISWSQWTSGVTATNIFLGVPASTAAAGSGYIPPNVLTSQVLPVVKTSSKYGGIMVWNRYFDEMSNYSATVKSSV, from the coding sequence ATGGCATCGCAACCccacccctcccccttcctgatctcccgcctcctcctcctcctcgccctCGCTGCCACCTCCCATGCCGGAAGCATCGCCGTCTACTGGGGCCAGTACACCGACGAGGGCACCCTCGCCGACACCTGCTCCACTGGCCTCTACTCCTACGTCAACATCGCCTTCCTCAACGACTTCGGCAACAACCAAACCCCTTCCCTCAACCTCGCCGGCCACTGCAACCCCGCTGCCGGTACCTGCACcagcctcacctccgacatccaGTCCTGCCAGTCCAAGGGCGTTAAGGTCCTCCTCTCCCTCGGCGGCGCCACCGGAAGCTACTCCCTCAGCTCCGCCGCGGACGCCCAGAACGTCGCCAGCTACCTCTGGGACAAATTCCTCGGCGGCAGCTCCTCCTCTCGCCCCCTCGGCACCGCCGTCCTCGACGGCATCGACTTCGACATCGAGCAAGGAAGTGCAGACAACTACGACGTTCTCGCGAAGGCTCTGTCGCAGTTCAGCAGCCAGGGGAAGAAGGTCTACCTCTCGGCGGCCCCGCAGTGCCCCTACCCCGACAAGCACCTTAACACGGCGCTGCAGACCGGGCTTTTCGACTACGTCTGGATTCAGTTTTACAATAACAAAGGGTGCGATTACTCGTCGGGGAATATCAACAATTTGAGCATTTCGTGGAGCCAGTGGACGTCTGGCGTGACGGCGACGAATATATTCTTGGGGGTGCCGGCGTCGACCGCTGCAGCCGGGAGTGGGTATATTCCGCCAAACGTGCTCACTTCTCAGGTGCTGCCGGTGGTTAAGACCTCGTCCAAGTATGGGGGAATTATGGTGTGGAACAGGTACTTTGATGAGATGAGCAACTACAGCGCCACCGTGAAGAGCAGCGTCTGA